The following proteins are encoded in a genomic region of Micropterus dolomieu isolate WLL.071019.BEF.003 ecotype Adirondacks linkage group LG04, ASM2129224v1, whole genome shotgun sequence:
- the LOC123969709 gene encoding dromaiocalcin-1-like, which yields MTWEGALEYCRKNHTDLSSLVSETEHLLAQKEIQKDSVTERVWIGLRYLEDRWLWMNGDPTLHQAWTQRDQDYQCPIWTRCGALTRGGVWENRDCQEELYFICY from the coding sequence ATGACATGGGAGGGGGCTCTGGAGTACTGCAGAAAGAATCACACAGACCTCTCCAGCCTTGTCTCTGAGACCGAGCACCTTCTGGCCCAGAAAGAAATCCAGAAAGACAGCGTCACTGAGCGGGTGTGGATCGGCCTGCGTTACCTGGAGGACCGCTGGCTGTGGATGAACGGTGACCCTACGTTGCACCAGGCCTGGACCCAAAGAGATCAGGACTACCAGTGTCCAATATGGACACGCTGCGGAGCTTTAACCAGAGGGGGAGTGTGGGAGAACCGGGACTGCCAGGAGGAACTCTACTTCATCTGCTACTAA